A section of the Campylobacter anatolicus genome encodes:
- a CDS encoding c-type cytochrome gives MKKLIFLALCAFSMSAFAADYDNGKKIYNHWCLPCHGAGMPGTNALYYAYKGTDIAAELTKRTDLTPEVVEFFVRNGKHSMPFFRKTEINDTQMKDLGEYLSNAYKKESKK, from the coding sequence ATGAAAAAGCTTATTTTTTTAGCACTCTGTGCTTTTAGCATGAGTGCATTTGCCGCAGATTATGATAATGGTAAGAAAATTTATAACCACTGGTGTCTGCCTTGTCATGGAGCTGGTATGCCTGGCACAAACGCCTTATATTATGCCTACAAAGGCACTGATATAGCCGCTGAGCTTACAAAGCGAACTGATCTAACACCTGAAGTAGTTGAGTTTTTCGTAAGAAATGGCAAACACTCTATGCCATTTTTTAGAAAGACAGAGATAAACGACACACAGATGAAAGATCTTGGTGAATATCTATCTAATGCCTACAAAAAAGAGAGTAAGAAGTAG